One Fusarium poae strain DAOMC 252244 chromosome 4, whole genome shotgun sequence DNA window includes the following coding sequences:
- a CDS encoding hypothetical protein (BUSCO:45187at5125), with product MSSVTDTPAPAASMDVDQMDVDSSVKPSTTNNATTIDDDDDDDPVTATYNVFINPSLPLGRRLLVLQHPNRTDESPRPPPTELRVKAQAGMVEVDVPLDNTVAYDREKGLKWGKTLNASMATKNGGSHGLAGGFGFGTVQARGGRKKAEEEDEVMDWAEAVRQDKVLRTQTLGGQYPEYKEVQHMVGVFQGKDLHLTPVSSLVHLRPQLHHIDATVQQERQAAATKDSAPTTAGGTARAIHMTVKATGDGETVTTETMADRLRSVQTEHWRTMHYTDENEEAAWEVYNESLFLRPAQEDEAEEKVDEADEKERALEESVPKFARRWNDDDLLYAVSGIKRPKTPEPVVKEEPKPAPSKQAEQPAPESEEARKPKLRPRGGAAAGGVARRGGKPRAATSKSVNIDE from the exons GATCAGATGGACGTTGACTCCAGTGTCAAGCCTTCCACAACCAATAATGCGACGACAAtagacgacgatgacgacgacgacccTGTGACCGCAACCTACAATGTATTTATCAACCCTTCGTTACCGCTAGGCCGACGCCTTCTCGTTCTCCAACACCCGAACCGCACCGATGAGTCTCCCCGACCTCCTCCTACCGAGCTGCGCGTCAAGGCTCAGGCCGGTATGGTTGAAGTTGACGTACCCCTCGACAATACCGTAGCATACGATCGTGAGAAAGGCCTTAAGTGGGGGAAGACTTTAAACGCTTCTATGGCTACCAAGAACGGCGGTAGTCATGGTCTCGCTGGTGGGTTTGGCTTTGGTACTGTCCAGGCTCGAGGTGGGAGGAAGAAggcagaagaggaggacgaaGTTATGGACTGGGCAGAGGCCGTCAGACAGGATAAAGTGCTTCGTACACAGACGCTGGGTGGACAGTACCCTGAGTACAAGGAAGTACAACACATGGTTGGTGTTTTCCAAGGCA AGGATCTACATCTTACACCTGTATCGTCTCTTGTTCATCTACGACCGCAACTACACCATATCGATGCAACTGTCCAGCAAGAACGACAAGCCGCGGCCACCAAAGACTCGGCTCCTACCACAGCAGGCGGCACTGCCCGTGCAATTCACATGACCGTCAAGGCCACTGGCGATGGCGAAACCGTTACTACAGAAACAATGGCTGACCGTCTACGCTCCGTGCAGACGGAGCACTGGCGTACAATGCATTACACAGATGAGAATGAGGAGGCAGCGTGGGAAGTTTACAACGAAAGCCTCTTCCTGCGTCCTGCGCAGGAggatgaggcggaagaaaagGTCGACGAGGCCGACGAGAAAGAACGCGCACTCGAGGAATCGGTACCCAAGTTTGCCCGCCGATGGAACGACGATGATCTTCTATATGCGGTCAGTGGAATCAAAAGACCAAAGACACCCGAGCCTGTTGTAAAGGAGGAGCCCAAGCCAGCtccaagcaagcaagcagaGCAGCCAGCGCCTGAGTCGGAAGAGGCGCGGAAACCTAAACTCCGACCTCGTGGTGGAGCGGCGGCAGGAGGTGTTGCTCGACGAGGAGGTAAACCTAGGGCTGCAACTTCAAAGTCGGTCAACATCGATGAATAG
- a CDS encoding hypothetical protein (BUSCO:9909at5125) — protein MSFFGFDNARHNTAAPGFSQAHDPFAGLSGRDGDDDALDFEETYDGLGDQLEETGDAFNDDTFGDSGPAVSRNAGNDFDFFGQTAKVAGAIEEEHVRFHRQKPTAAKTAQAPPPVNQYAPADYQSYYSGQPYQQQSFQQQPVRSGYEKYREPEPLPDLNVDRSIWGIGPSKPAQQASPAPVPAAQPSQHGASRKVMSLEEVEAAMRSQPMQHTPQPHVADLSYQQPPPGFVAHQHQPPQAHGHGHPVAILQRPQSTQSKSTPPAPGLQGTPVQHHQQLHANPTQILQNPSRAGSDAHVPPQQGQAAKQPHGTAPSAAQLQAHPQMQQMSEEEKAAFLDQETKRAKRNHKIWLLSKDNGLMTPQDKNFITRIQLQQLVSATGNPVEGSDASITEDFYYQVYSHIRAGQRQNPSQPLSNFAQTYLYQTGSRQGGMRRHGRPAENHFQRMEQQVQRAVEAAKNKPKNPQLVIAGSLGKISFSNAKTPKPLLSIKRTESEHQRPNNGKKGSSLDRKTILRNVEKVYQTLMQIEDHVRLIPPPMTSPDEELENKHKEWAIILESYNAKLWEELKVHEQIGVVVPHPFIAFLSCAKGEKAIPRLFPHLSFEQRTTILTMIIYHLDQLDVVQGAAITPGEVTTINARMREKIELFISTVMPSLMQYFNDTGLDIVDGVLNLIATKLNVDLIARSRIGVSMLTLILSRAVLLKQTGAGTPEQWDNWDRTFEILFTRLEPSLPYIFPGSVNTGEDVYVWQLLAAMGVSATHDQQTRLVLAVKDRVLDTVTVSKTLPPVMGAERLNSVNLFMRSIGLDVELLQ, from the exons ATGTCCTTTTTCGGTTTCGATAATGCGCGCCATAACACGGCTGCGCCTGGCTTCTCCCAAGCCCACGACCCATTTGCTGGGCTGTCAGGCAGGGATGGAGACGATGATGCCCTAGACTTTGAGGAGACGTATGATGGTCTTGGCGATCAACTCGAAGAGACTGGTGACGCTTTCAACGACGATACCTTTGGAGACAGTGGCCCAGCAGTTTCCCGCAACGCTGGCAACGACTTTGACTTCTTTGGTCAGACTGCCAAAGTTGCTGGTGCCATAGAGGAGGAACACGTCCGCTTCCATCGCCAGAAGCCAACCGCCGCTAAAACAGCTCAGGCACCCCCTCCTGTTAACCAATATGCGCCCGCTGACTACCAATCCTACTACTCCGGTCAACCTTATCAACAGCAATCCTTCCAACAACAGCCTGTGAGATCTGGTTATGAGAAATACCGCGAGCCCGAACCGCTTCCCGACCTGAACGTTGACCGAAGTATCTGGGGTATTGGTCCCTCCAAGCCCGCTCAGCAAGCATCGCCTGCCCCTGTTCCTGCAGCCCAGCCTAGTCAACATGGTGCCAGCCGAAAGGTCATGAGCTTGGAAGAGGTCGAGGCCGCCATGCGATCTCAGCCCATGCAGCATACTCCTCAACCTCATGTCGCAGATCTTTCCTACCAGCAGCCTCCTCCCGGCTTCGTTGCCCATCAGCACCAACCTCCTCAAGCTCATGGACACGGCCATCCTGTTGCCATTCTGCAGAGACCCCAAAGCACACAGTCAAAGTCCACGCCGCCAGCCCCTGGACTTCAAGGAACTCCGGTCCAGCATCACCAGCAGCTCCATGccaacccaacccaaatCCTACAGAACCCCAGCCGCGCTGGTTCGGATGCGCATGTACCACCCCAGCAGGGCCAAGCTGCTAAGCAGCCCCACGGTACCGCTCCTAGTGCTGCCCAGTTGCAAGCTCATCCTCAGATGCAGCAAATgtctgaagaagagaaggctGCTTTCCTCGACCAGGAGACTAAGAGGGCCAAGCGCAACCACAAGATTTGGCTTCTGTCCAAGGACAACGGTTTGATGACACCTCAAGACAAGAACTTCATCACCCGAATCCAGCTTCAGCAGCTCGTTTCTGCTACTGGTAACCCTGTAGAGGGATCCGATGCCTCAATTACCGAGGATTTCTACTATCAAGTCTACAGTCATATCCGAGCTGGTCAACGACAGAACCCCAGCCAGCCCTTGAGCAATTTTGCACAAACCTACCTGTACCAAACTGGTAGCCGCCAGGGTGGTATGCGACGCCATGGTCGACCTGCCGAGAACCACTTTCAGCGAATGGAGCAACAGGTGCAGCGAGCTGTGGAAGCCGCCAAGAACAAGCCCAAGAACCCTCAACTTGTCATTGCTGGTAGTCTGGGAAAGATTTCTTTCAGTAACGCCAAGACACCAAAGCCTCTGCTAAGCATCAAGCGCACTGAGAGTGAGCATCAGCGACCAAACAACGGCAAGAAGGGATCCAGCTTAGACCGAAAGACTATCCTACGAAACGTCGAGAAGGTTTATCAGACTCTCATGCAAATTGAAGACCATGTCCGACTCATCCCACCTCCGATGACCAGCCCCGATGAGGAGCTCGAGAACAAGCACAAGGAGTGGGCTATTATTCTGGAGTCCTACAATGCTAAGCTATGGGAAGAACTCAAGGTTCACGAGCAGATCGGCGTTGTTGTTCCTCACCCATTCATCGCTTTCCTCTCATGCGCCAAGGGTGAGAAGGCTATCCCTCGTCTTTTCCCTCATCTCTCTTTTGAACAACGAACCACCATTTTGACCATGATCATCTATCACCTCGACCAATTGGATGTTGTTCAGGGTGCTGCTATCACCCCCGGCGAGGTGACCACAATTAATGCCAGGATGCGAGAGAAGATTGAGCTTTTCATCTCTACTGTCATGCCATCACTCATGCAATACTTCAATGACACTGGCCTGGATATCGTTGATGGTGTTCTTAACCTCATTGCTACAAAGCTCAACGTTGATCTCATTGCCAGATCGAGAATTGGTGTATCCATGCTCACGCTCATCCTTAGTCGTGCCGTACTCCTCAAGCAGACGGGAGCCGGCACCCCTGAGCAATGGGACAACTG GGACCGAACATTTGAAATCTTGTTTACCAGGCTCGAGCCTTCGCTTCCTTACATCTTCCCAGGTAGTGTCAACACCGGAGAGGATGTGTATGTATGGCAACTTCTTGCAGCCATGGGCGTTAGCGCCACCCACGATCAGCAAACCCGTTTGGTCCTTGCTGTCAAAGATCGTGTGCTTGACACTGTCACCGTCTCGAAAACTCTTCCTCCTGTTATGGGAGCTGAGCGACTGAACAGTGTCAACCTATTCATGCGGTCTATCGGTTTGGATGTCGAACTTCTTCAGTAA
- the MNT1 gene encoding Glycolipid 2-alpha-mannosyltransferase 1 (TransMembrane:1 (i7-25o)~BUSCO:24717at5125~CAZy:GT15): MVAGHTRYVRYIALALFTLTMFYFFSNSKIDTIPVPGNVGSFPGGPGSSSNQQAPGTVPKPNDAGNNVNFPGQEAPAAAAEGDTALTKDDTPAQKPAGEGASVDDIPASEVPKVPAEAPASSELAEAPMAMSPNDPGWSNLQGTAPGPRMNATFVTLARNQDVWEIAESIRQVEDRFNRRYNYDWVFLNDKPFDEQFKKVTTSLCSGKTHYGLIPEEHWSFPEWIDQEKARKVREDMHERKIIYGDSVSYRHMCRFESGFFFRQELMMNYEYYWRVEPSVKLFCDIHYDPFRVMHENNKKYSFVLSLYEYIDTIPTLWASTKKFIQNHPEHIAEDNSMRFLSDDGGENYNKCHFWSNFEVGSLSWLRSKPYLDFFESLDKDGGFFYERWGDAPVHSIAAGLLLKKEQIHFFEDIAYYHVPFTHCPTDEQRRLDLRCHCNPDNNFDWKGYSCTSRYFELNGMEKPKGFEKQQ; the protein is encoded by the exons ATGGTAGCCGGTCATACGCGCTACGTGCGCTATATTGCGCTTGCGCTTTTC ACCCTTACTATGTTCTACTTCTTCTCCAATTCCAAGATCGATACCATCCCCGTTCCTGGCAACGTCGGCAGCTTCCCAGGCGGTCCTGGAAGTTCCAGCAATCAACAAGCCCCCGGCACAGTTCCTAAGCCCAACGATGCCGGTAACAATGTCAACTTCCCCGGCCAGGAGGCGCCTGCTGCTGCCGCAGAGGGTGATACTGCTCTCACCAAGGACGACACCCCCGCTCAGAAACCTGCTGGTGAAGGAGCTTCTGTTGATGATATCCCTGCTTCTGAAGTTCCCAAGGTCCCCGCCGAGGCTCCCGCCTCAAGCGAGCTTGCTGAGGCTCCTATGGCCATGTCTCCCAACGACCCTGGCTGGAGCAACCTCCAGGGCACCGCTCCCGGTCCCCGTATGAACGCTACATTTGTCACTCTCGCTCGTAACCAAGATGTTTGGGAAATTGCCGAGTCCATTCGCCAGGTCGAGGATCGTTTCAACCGCCGATACAACTACGATTGGGTTTTCCTCAACGACAAGCCTTTCGACGAGCAGTTTAAGAAGGTCACCACTTCTCTCTGCTCTGGTAAGACTCACTATGGATTGATTCCCGAGGAACACTGGTCTTTCCCTGAGTGGATTGACCAGGAGAAGGCTCGCAAGGTTCGCGAGGATATGCATGAACGCAAGATCATCTACGGTGACTCTGTCAGCTACCGCCACATGTGCCGATTCGAGTcgggcttcttcttccgaCAGGAGCTCATGATGAACTACGAATACTACTGGCGTGTTGAGCCCTCCGTCAAGCTCTTCTGCGACATTCACTACGATCCCTTCCGCGTCATGCATGAGAACAACAAGAAGTACAGTTTCGTTCTTTCCCTCTACGAGTACATCGACACCATCCCCACTCTCTGGGCCAGCACCAAGAAGTTCATCCAGAACCACCCCGAGCATATCGCTGAGGACAACTCAATGCGCTTCCTCAGTGACGATGGCGGCGAGAACTACAACAAGTGCCATTTC TGGTCCAACTTTGAGGTTGGTAGCTTGTCCTGGCTTCGCAGCAAGCCTTACCTCGATTTCTTTGAGTCTCTTGACAAGGATGGTGGTTTCTTCTACGAGCGATGGGGTGATGCGCCCGTCCACTCTATCGCTGCTGGTCTTCTCCTCAAGAAGGAGCAAATTCACTTTTTCGAGGATATTGCCTATTACCACGTTCCTTTCACTCACTGCCCTACCGATGAGCAGCGACGATTGGACCTTCGTTGCCACTGCAACCCCGATAACAACTTTGACTGGAAGGGTTATTCTT GCACTTCCCGATACTTTGAGCTTAACGGCATGGAGAAGCCCAAGGGTTTCGAGAAGCAGCAGTAG
- a CDS encoding hypothetical protein (BUSCO:54245at5125): MVGSILRQFFSPATRRPLATAISTPPSRLLQPTLRTFTTTAPRAFAPTTARPATLNQVLRGIRKGKRARHAVSPALSNTHCPALKGVCLRVGVVRPKKPNSGERKTARVKLSTGAVVTAYIPGEGHNIQQHSVVLVRGGRAQDCPGVRYHLVRGALDLGGVASRTTSRSKYGTKKPKKATVG, translated from the exons ATGGTCGGCTCTATCCTCCGCCAATTCTTCTCCCCGGCGACCCGTCGTCCCCTCGCTACGGCCATCTCGACACCACCCAGCCGTCTTCTACAGCCGACCCTCCGAACATTCACCACCACAGCACCCCGCGCTTTTGCTCCTACGACCGCTCGCCCCGCGACTCTGAACCAGGTTCTGCGTGGAATCCGAAAGGGAAAGCGCGCACGTCACGCCGTTTCTCCTGCTCTATCCAACACACACTGTCCAGCTCTCAAGGGTGTGTGCCTCCGAGTCGGTGTCGTTCGACCCAAGAAGCCCAACTCTGGTGAACGAAAGACTGCTCGTGTGAAGCTCTCCACTGGAGCTGTCGTTACGGCGTATATCCCTGGCGAAGGACACAATATCCAGCAACATAGTGTTGTTCTTGTAAGAGGTGGCCGTGCGCAAGATTGTCCTGGTGTGAGATACCATCTTGTTCGAGGAGCTCTGGATTTG GGTGGTGTTGCCAGTCGAACAACGAGTCGCAGCAAGTATGGTACcaagaagcccaagaaggcTACCGTTGGTTAA
- a CDS encoding hypothetical protein (BUSCO:29212at5125), with product MSSSFTRVVRPALRGGRVLTQRIAPRATAPRSMTRTNLNTARSLSTTSSRRNEHVDISEIPPTPITHLSELETAMVDTVSKFATDVILPRARDMDEAEEMDPAVVEQLFEQGLMGIEIPEEYGGAGMNFTAAIIGIEELARADPSVSVLVDVHNTLCNTALIKHGSTAIKKKWLPRLATNTVASFCLSEPVSGSDAFAMATRATETANGFKISGSKMWITNSKEADLFIVFANLDPSKGYKGISAFLVEKGTKGFSIAKKEKKLGIRASSTCVINFDDVEIPKENLLGERGQGYKYAIGLLNEGRIGIAAQMTGLALGAFDNAARYVWNDRKQFGSLVGEFQGMQHQLAQAYTEITAARALVYTAARKKEAGEDFVKDAAMAKLYASQVAGRVSGSAIEWMGGMGFVREGLAEKYFRDSKIGAIYEGTSNIQLNTIAKLLQKEYTS from the exons ATGTCGTCGTCGTTTACTCGGGTCGTGCGCCCTGCGCTTAGAGGTGGACGAGTTCTCACACAGCGCATCGCTCCGCGAGCCACTGCTCCTCGTTCCATGACGAGAACAAACCT TAACACTGCTCGTTCCCTCTCTACAACATCATCCCGCCGCAACGAGCATGTCGATATCTCCGAGATCCCCCCTACACCCATCACCCACCTCTCTGAGCTCGAGACCGCCATGGTCGATACTGTCTCCAAGTTCGCCACAGATGTGATTCTTCCTCGCGCGCGTGATATGGACGAGGCAGAGGAAATGGACCCAGCTGTCGTCGAGCAGCTGTTCGAGCAGGGCCTCATGGGTATTGAGATCCCTGAAGAGTATGGGGGTGCTGGCATGAACTTCACTGCCGCCATTATTGGCATTGAGGAGCTTGCGCGCGCGGACCCTTCCGTCTCAGTGCTGGTCGATGTGCACAACACCCTCTGCAACACAGCTCTCATCAAGCACGGTTCCACTGCTATTAAGAAGAAGTGGCTCCCACGTCTTGCGACAAACACTGTCGCCTCTTTCTGTCTCTCCGAGCCCGTCTCCGGATCCGATGCATTTGCCATGGCTACAAGGGCCACCGAGACCGCCAATGGTTTCAAGATCTCTGGAAGCAAGATGTGGATCACAAACTCAAAGGAGGCTGATCTCTTTATCGTCTTTGCTAACCTTGACCCCAGCAAGGGTTACAAGGGTATCTCTGCCTTCCTCGTCGAGAAGGGCACCAAGGGCTTCTCTATCgccaagaaagagaaaaagctGGGTATCCGTGCCTCGAGCACATGCGTTATCAACTTTGACGATGTCGAGATCCCCAAGGAGAACCTTCTCGGCGAGCGCGGCCAGGGTTACAAGTACGCCATCGGTCTCCTCAACGAGGGACGAATTGGTATCGCTGCTCAGATGACTGGTCTTGCCCTTGGTGCTTTCGACAATGCCGCCCGATACGTATGGAACGACCGTAAGCAGTTCGGCTCTCTGGTCGGTGAGTTCCAGGGCATGCAGCATCAGCTTGCCCAGGCATATACCGAGATCACTGCCGCTCGCGCTCTCGTTTACACCGCTGCTCGTAAGAAGGAGGCTGGTGAGGATTTTGTAAAGGACGCTGCCATGGCCAAACTCTATGCTTCTCAGGTTGCTGGACGTGTCAGTGGTTCTGCCATTGAGTGGATGGGTGGTATGGGCTTTGTCCGTGAGGGTCTTGCAGAGAAGTACTTCCGTGACAGCAAGATCGGTGCCATCTATGAGGGTACCAGCAACATCCA GCTCAACACTATCGCCAAGCTCCTACAGAAGGAATACACTTCGtaa
- the PKC1 gene encoding Serine/threonine kinase, with the protein MNDDDAIHNIHKKIEREKALINAANSMRAQTNNEAVRSRLDSQMRDGRRNLQFFEEKLRDIQMRRVNSGVGDMSLGGSADDAGGPPAPPPKDSSSNPAGDRGSYGSGSGQYSQAGGGSDLMPPRHPYAPGPGGSGIPKPRPNFTKLDLIKYDTPHLGPRIQLMLSQIQFKLNVEEQYLKGIEKMVQLYSMEGDRKSKADAAARKVESKQKILLLKQALKRYEELHIDADVADAQDDDSINAPNLRKPLSGQLSIRMIAIKDVDHAATGRFTRGPETFIAVKVEDTVMARTKASRNDRWEAEFHTIEVDKANEIELTVYDKPGEHPMPIGMLWVRISDIVEEIRRKRIEAEMNSSGWVSADRMGNASAAPTQFPMSPSQGSFGPGSQSAGGEQGDDTGPFGAAGPQPQVQTGPIEEWFNLEPTGQIQLQLTFNKSNNNSRPIDLGLGRKGAVRQRKEEVHEMYGHKFVQHQFYNIMRCALCGDFLKYSAGMQCEDCKYTCHTKCYSSVVTKCISKSNAETDPDEEKINHRIPHRFNPYSNMTANWCCHCGYILPFGKKNCRKCSECGLTAHAQCVHLVPDFCGMSMAVANQILDGIRTQKQRQAKVSSLSEKTLRQGKTSPTSTSSPAPSYSSSAAPSYQSGPVSPEATEAAKMMYSNPSTPRPSGPDRTSSSSQAAAAASAAMSGGPGAAQRQHSDYGRYSGGYDQPQEDPYAQGGQYGAGQQRKYNPADYANVNPGYGGQQPAAQAQRPVQQPPAQQPPPQSPLPPVPQHQQQPQQAAYQQPPVPAHTPQQPEPMSPKQQSGAGGKSAPLATDPGTGQRIGLDHFNFLAVLGKGNFGKVMLAETKRSRKLYAIKVLKKEFIIENDEVESIRSEKRVFLVANRGRHPFLTNLHACFQTETRVYFVMEYVSGGDLMLHIQRGQFGTKRAQFYAAEVCLALKYFHENGVIYRDLKLDNILLSLDGHVKIGDYGLCKEDMWYGSTTSTFCGTPEFMAPEILLDKKYGRAVDWWAFGVLIYQMLLQQSPFRGEDEDEIYDAILADEPLYPIHMPRDSVSILQKLLTREPDQRLGSGPTDAQEVMSQPFFRNINWDDMYHKRVPPPFMPQIKSATDTSNFDSEFTSVTPVLTPVQSVLSQAMQEEFRGFSYTADFD; encoded by the exons ATGAACGACGATGACGCGATTCACAACATTCACAAGAAGATAGAGCGGGAAAAGGCCCTCATCAACGCTGCCAATTCTATGAGGGCCCAGACAAACAATGAAGCCGTTAGATCCCGTCTCGACTCCCAGATGCGCGATGGCCGCCGCAACCTCCAGTTCTTCGAGGAGAAGCTTCGTGATATTCAGATGCGCCGTGTGAACTCAGGTGTCGGAGACATGTCTCTCGGGGGATCTGCTGACGATGCCGGTGGTCCTCCCGCACCACCTCCTAAGGATTCCTCTAGCAATCCCGCGGGAGATAGAGGATCCTACGGCTCCGGTTCGGGGCAGTACAGCCAGGCCGGCGGTGGTTCCGACCTAATGCCTCCGCGTCATCCTTATGCACCGGGACCTGGTGGATCAGGTATCCCCAAGCCACGCCCCAACTTTACCAAGTTAG ACTTAATCAAATATGATACGCCGCACCTGGGCCCTCGTATCCAACTCATGTTGTCCCAAATCCAGTTCAAGCTCAATGTCGAGGAGCAGTACCTGAAGGGTATTGAGAAGATGGTTCAGCTGTATAGCATGGAAGGTGATCGGAAGAGCAAAGCCGACGCAGCCGCTAGGAAGGTTGAAAGCAAGCAGAAGATTCTACTGTTGAAGCAGGCACTCAAGAGATATGAAGAACTGCATATCGATGCGGACGTTGCGGATGCACAAGACG ATGATTCAATCAACGCCCCCAACCTCAGGAAGCCCCTCAGTGGACAACTCTCGATTCGAATGATAGCTATCAAGGATGTTGACCATGCTGCGACTGGACGATTTACGAGAGGTCCAGAAACCTTTATTGCCGTGAAGGTTGAGGATACCGTCATGGCTCGTACGAAAGCGTCCAGGAACGATCGATGGGAGGCTGAGTTCCATACTATCGAAGTCGACAAGGCCAACGAAATTGAGTTGACCGTTTACGACAAGCCCGGAGAACACCCCATGCCCATAGGCATGCTCTGGGTTCGCATTTCCGACATTGTCGAGGAAATTCGTCGCAAGAGGATTGAGGCCGAAATGAACAGTTCCGGCTGGGTTTCTGCCGACAGAATGGGCAATGCCAGTGCTGCCCCTACACAGTTCCCAATGAGTCCTTCTCAAGGCTCTTTTGGACCAGGTTCTCAATCAGCTGGTGGCGAGCAAGGGGATGATACTGGCCCATTCGGAGCTGCTGGTCCCCAGCCTCAGGTTCAAACTGGACCCATTGAAGAATGGTTCAACCTCGAGCCAACTGGACAGATCCAGCTTCAGTTGACATTTAACAAGTCTAACAATAATAGCCGCCCCAtcgaccttggtcttggtcgaAAGGGTGCCGTTCGTCAACGAAAGGAGGAAGTCCACGAGATGTACGGTCACAAGTTCGTGCAGCATCAGTTTTACAACATTATGCGCTGTGCGCTGTGCGGAGATTTCCTCAAGTACTCAGCAGGCATGCAGTGTGAGGATTGCAAGTATACCTGCCATACGAAGTGTTATTCTAGCGTCGTCACAAAGTGCATCAGCAAGAGCAACGCTGAGACCGACCCCGACGAGGAAAAGATCAACCACCGTATTCCACACAGATTCAACCCTTATTCCAACATGACAGCAAACTGGTGCTGCCATTGCGGTTACATCCTGCCCTttggaaagaagaactgCAGAAAGTGCTCAG AATGTGGTCTTACTGCACACGCTCAGTGTGTCCATCTTGTCCCCGATTTCTGTGGCATGTCAATGGCTGTTGCCAACCAGATTTTGGATGGCATAAGGACTCAGAAACAAAGACAGGCCAAGGTTTCTTCACTTTCGGAAAAGACGCTTCGACAAGGCAAGACTAGTCCAACAAGCACCAGCTCACCGGCCCCTTCATACTCCAGTTCGGCTGCTCCTTCTTACCAGTCAGGACCAGTCTCCCCGGAGGCCACAGAGGCCGCCAAGATGATGTATTCGAATCCGTCCACGCCAAGACCTAGCGGCCCCGATCgaacttcatcaagctcTCAAGCTGCGGCTGCAGCATCTGCGGCTATGTCTGGAGGACCTGGTGCGGCCCAACGGCAGCACTCTGACTATGGGCGCTATAGCGGCGGTTACGATCAGCCACAAGAAGACCCCTATGCTCAGGGAGGTCAATACGGCGCGGGCCAACAGCGTAAGTATAACCCGGCCGATTATGCGAACGTGAACCCTGGCTACGGAGGGCAACAACCTGCTGCTCAGGCTCAGCGACCTGTACAGCAGCCGCCAGCTCAGCAACCCCCTCCCCAGTCACCGCTACCCCCAGTACCGCAACATCAACAGCAGCCGCAACAAGCCGCCTACCAGCAGCCCCCAGTGCCAGCGCACACGCCTCAACAACCAGAACCTATGTCCCCTAAGCAGCAGTCAGGAGCTGGTGGTAAGTCTGCTCCCCTGGCCACTGATCCTGGAACTGGTCAGCGCATCGGACTTGATCATTTCAACTTCTTGGCTGTGTTGGGTAAGGGTAACTTTGGTAAAGTTATGTTGGCCGAGACCAAGCGCTCTCGAAAGCTCTACGCTATCAAGGTCCTCAAGAAGGAATTCATCATTGAGAACGATGAAGTTGAGAGTATCCGTTCTGAGAAGCGTGTATTCCTGGTTGCCAATCGAGGCAGACACCCATTCTTGACCAACTTGCATGCATGCTTCCAAACAGAGACCCGTGTATACTTCGTCATGGAGTACGTTAGTGGTGGTGATCTGATGTTGCACATTCAGCGAGGTCAGTTCGGTACTAAGCGTGCGCAATTCTACGCCGCCGAGGTCTGCCTGGCGCTGAAGTATTTCCACGAGAACGGCGTCATCTACCGTGATTTGAAGCTTGACAACATTCTTCTTTCACTTGATGGCCATGTCAAGATTGGTGATTACGGTTTGTGTAAGGAGGATATGTGGTATGGCTCGACAACAAGCACATTCTGCGGTACCCCCGAATTCATGGCCCCGGAG ATTCTCCTGGATAAGAAGTACGGTCGTGCTGTCGATTGGTGGGCATTTGGTGTGTTGATTTACCAAATGCTTCTCCAGCAGTCTCCTTTCCGTggagaggatgaggacgagattTATGATGCCATTCTCGCTGATGAGCCCCTTTACCCCATCCACATGCCCCGAGACTCGGTCTCAATTCTCCAGAAACTGCTCACTCGTGAGCCTGACCAGCGACTTGGAAGTGGCCCGACTGATGCCCAGGAGGTGATGAGCCAGCCATTCTTCCGAAACATCAACTGGGATGATATGTACCACAAGAGAGTGCCGCCTCCTTTTATGCCGCAGATTAAGAGTGCAACAGATACCAGCAACTTCGACTCTGAGTTTACAAGCGTTACTCCCGTTTTGACTCCAGTTCAGTCCG TTTTGTCACAAGCCATGCAAGAGGAGTTCCGAGGCTTCTCATACACAGCTGATTTTGATTAA